One window of Saccharopolyspora phatthalungensis genomic DNA carries:
- a CDS encoding 3-keto-5-aminohexanoate cleavage protein translates to MGNEVIVTAALTGAGDTTGKSEFVPVTPEQIAKSAVEAAEAGAAVVHIHVRNVETGQGSREVSLYREVVERIKETGVDVVINLTAGMGGDLIIDQEDPLKPVDGTDLVNGLDRLPHVEELLPDICTLDCGSLNFGEGSQLYISTPDMLRAGARRIQELGVKPELEIFDTGNLWFATKLIEEGLIDAPPLFQLCAGIPWGAPPNPGLLQAMVTMLPGGANWASFAIGRDQLRWVGLTAALGGNVRVGLEDNLYLRKGVKATNGQLVERAVTIVEGMGIPVASPDQAREQLGLKKRCPEGNSAK, encoded by the coding sequence ATGGGCAACGAAGTGATCGTCACCGCCGCGCTCACCGGAGCCGGTGACACCACCGGCAAGAGCGAGTTCGTTCCGGTCACCCCGGAACAGATCGCCAAGTCCGCAGTGGAGGCCGCCGAAGCCGGCGCGGCCGTCGTGCACATCCACGTCCGCAACGTCGAGACCGGGCAGGGCTCCCGCGAGGTGTCGCTCTACCGCGAGGTGGTCGAGCGGATCAAGGAAACCGGCGTCGACGTGGTCATCAACCTGACCGCCGGGATGGGCGGTGACCTGATCATCGACCAGGAGGACCCGCTCAAGCCGGTCGACGGCACCGACCTGGTCAACGGCCTGGACCGGTTGCCACACGTCGAGGAACTGCTCCCGGACATCTGCACGCTGGACTGCGGTTCCCTGAACTTCGGCGAGGGCAGCCAGCTCTACATCTCCACGCCGGACATGTTGCGGGCCGGCGCCAGACGGATCCAGGAGTTGGGCGTCAAGCCGGAGCTGGAGATCTTCGACACCGGCAACCTGTGGTTCGCCACCAAGCTGATCGAGGAGGGGCTGATCGACGCCCCGCCGCTGTTCCAGCTGTGCGCGGGCATCCCGTGGGGTGCCCCGCCGAATCCGGGCCTGCTGCAGGCGATGGTGACGATGCTGCCGGGCGGCGCGAACTGGGCCAGCTTCGCCATCGGCCGCGACCAGCTGCGTTGGGTCGGCCTGACCGCGGCGCTGGGCGGCAACGTCCGCGTCGGGTTGGAGGACAACCTGTACCTGCGCAAGGGCGTCAAGGCCACCAACGGGCAGCTCGTCGAGCGCGCGGTGACGATCGTCGAGGGCATGGGCATACCGGTGGCCTCCCCCGACCAGGCCCGCGAACAGCTCGGCCTGAAGAAGCGTTGCCCCGAAGGGAACTCCGCAAAGTGA